The sequence GACGTAACCGCTTATATCGTATTTTCAGAAGAACTGGCTTCGCTTATACTGAGTACTGCAATGTCCGTCGTCTATTCAAACATCGTATTACTATAGCAAAGAaggatttttttcaagataGATTTGAGAGAGTTCGAAACTCGAGAGTTATTTGGAATAATTTTCGACGACTTGGTTTATTAaaggtaaatttaaatgccTGCTCCCAAGATCTTGATATTGACGGActcaatgaatattttgtctCAGTTTGTAATGCGATCTCTGACGATGACAAGTTGAAGCTAgcatgtataaataatagtggGAGACCTGATCAATTCTGCTTTCAAAACATCTCGgctaaaactgtaaaaaaaacattatcaGAATAACTTCCTGTGCTATTGGGCCTGATGGTATATCAATAAGATATTACAAGGTCATACTGAAATATTATCTAGTAGAAATcactaatttgtttaattcatCTTTGACATCGATGATATTTCCTACACAATGGAAGAAGTCTTACATCAAGGCTTTGCCAAAGATAAAATCGCCGCAAGAATATAGTGATTATAGGCCGATTGCCATTTGGTGTTCATTATCTAAAGCCTTTGAACATTGTGTTCATGAgcaaattgtaaaatttgtcTTGGAACATGAATTAATGGACAGATTTCAAACTGGTTTCCAGGAGGGTGCAGGAACTCAAACTGCTATCTTGCGATTATGTGATGACGTTCGGCTTGGTATTGAAGAATATATAGTGACGGTTGCTGTATtcttcgatttttcaaaagcCTTTGATTCAGTAAATCATCTGTTGCTAACGAAGAAGCTTAATGGTATGAACTTTTCAACAGAAGTGCTACAATGGTTTCACTCATACCTAACAGGTAGAAGTCAGTCAGTTAACTCTGAAAGTGTTCAGTCAGCATGGAGAAAAGTGTCTAGTGGTGTACCTCAGGGAAGTGTGTTAGGGCCGTTATTATATGCATTATTTGTTTCAGACTTAGGTCAAATCATTACGtgtaattatctattttatgcGGATGATTTGGTCATCTACCAAAAGTGTTCTATGTCGCGGTGACAGATTTGTATTGATAGCctaaatagaattatttataatattgttgCTTGGTGTGAGAGAAATTTGATTAGGCTAAATTCTGGAAAAACACGagctttaatttttggatCACCTCAGCATGTCAGTAATGAAATATGTGTAAATGCGCCTAGAATAGTTGTAAATAGTGACATTATAGAATATGTTACATCGTTAAAATATCTAGGTATTATATTAGATAATGTATTATCTTGGGATAAACAAATTGGATCAGTTTGTAAGCGTGCAATGAGTTGTTTAGCAAGactaaaaatgaataacaatatttttaatatgattatACGTAGGAATCTTGTACGAGCACTTATCTTTCCGGTATTTGATTATTGTGCTGCAGTGTACACAAATATGTCTGGTACAAGGAATACAATGCTACAAAGAAAAATGAATGCTTGCATTAGATATATTTTCCATGTCCGCAGATATGAGCATATTAGTCCGTATAGAATAAGACTAGGTGAGTTGAAACTGTACAATAGGCGTGAGTTCTTTTTAGCATGCATGATATATAAAATCTTACGATTAAATTGTGATAAAATACTGCGGAAGAACTTCTATATCTTGAGTACTGTGCGTGCTCGTGCACATCGTCAAATTCATGTCCTGTCTCAACCAACCTGTCGTACATATACTTACgaacattcatttttatggTCTGCTATTCGAATATGGAATGATCTACCCTCATCTATTGTATCAATCACAACTTATAAAGAATTAAGATCAGagtgttataattattttctacagaAAGATGTAAATTAGGTCTACTCTATGaatgtataattattgatcATTGTGgtgttatcaattaaatatgtattttatactattattatataattggAGTGTACCGACTTAGCTACCGaactatttatattattagtttaattaattaaattcattaatttactaaattttttacttactatatatatatataaatattattattatactatacTTTGTAATACTTTTGTACATTGCGGCTCTTAGGGAATCTCGATTCCAGGgtcgaaaaattatcaataaataaataaataaataaataaaatgctgAATTGGAGTTTTATGTTCTGAGGAATGAAGCAAAGCGTATAGCTCATTGAGCTCACGACTGGCACCTACAAAATTGGTACCATTCTCTGAATAAATATCGGTAGACTTTCCACGCCTTGCAAAAAGGCGCTTGAGGCTGGCTATAAATGCCTCCGTAGTAAGATCGTTGACTAATTCGAGGTGAACCGCTTTCGTagacatacatacataaacaGCGACATAGACCTTGAGTTTTTGACGATTACGATGCCTTCGTTCTTCCATATATAGCGGCCCACAGTAATCAACTCCAACGTGCAGGAAAGGACGTGATTGGGATAACCCATAGAAAGGTAAATCGCCCATAATGTGACCAGCGAGCTTAGGTTTGGCtcgaaaacattttaaacatttatacaTGATTTTCCGAGTAATGTTACGACTGTTTAGAGGCCAATAAACTTGGCGCAAAGAGTACAAAGTAGTTCGAGTCCCGGCGTGATTTAGGCGTACGTGTTCTTCGCGTATGATAGTGCGTGCGATGTGGTGATCACTGGGAAGTACCATTGGATGACGCTGCCCCTCAGGTAACTCCGATAAAGCAAGTCTGCCGCCTACCCGTAGAAGGCCATTGGAGTCAAGGAAGGGATTTAAGGGAATTAATTTACTACCATCGCGGATAGGAATACCCTTCttcaaacaatttatttcgGTAGCAAAAAAAGCCATCTGGACCATTTTGACTATGGTATCGAGGGCAGCCTTTATTTCTACAGGAGTTAAGTGGTCGCGGATACGCGGAAGCTCCTTGCAtcttaagttataaataaagcAAAGAAGGTGAACGACGAGGCGAGTTGGCTTTTCAAATGATTCGTATCGCTCAATCAAATTATGACCGCGTAATTCTAGCTTCATGCAAGTGGTGATGGAGATATCAGGTTTTAAGTCAGGCAGATCGATATGAGCTAAAATAGTCTTAGGCCACAATCCAAAGCCAGGAAGGACCTCGTTGCAAGATCTCTCCTTAGACGAATTCAGATGGAAGTTGGCCGCGAGATACAAGATCCGCAGGGTTATCAAGTGGGGCAACATGACGCCAATGGCAAGCGGTTGTTAGTCTCTGAATTTCAGCAACGCGATTTGAGACAAATGTTTTTAAGCAATGCGGGGGAGCCTTTAGCCAATGCAAGGCTATTGTAGAATCAGACCACAAAAAAATCTCATCGATGTTAATTAAGAGTGCTTGTTGTACTATAAGGAATAAGCGAGCATGTAAAAGAGCACCGCAAAGCTCTAGGCGAGGCAATGAAATCGAGCTAACCGGAGCCACTCGAGATTtagaacaaattaattttacgtgAATCTTGTCATCTTGATCCACCGATCGTAAGTAAAGGCAGGCACCGTACGCCTTTTCGCTGGCATCACAGAAACCATGCATTAGAACGTTAATTGAGTCAGCAATGGTAATGCAACGACCGAAACGTAGATCAGAAATTAATGGAAGCTGCTCCACATAAGCAGTCTATGACGTGTGCAAGTCGACTGGAACTGATTCGTCCCACGCCACACCAGTTTTCCATAAGGattgcataattatttttgcatgTAATATGACGGGACCTAGCAAGCCCAAAGGATCGAACAGTTTGGCTATCTGAGATAAAATGGAGCGTTTAGTGACTGTTTTTAGCTTACAGACATTTACGCTATAGTATAACCGGGTACCCCTCGTCTTCCGTGGTCTTGACGACGAGGCTTACGAGGTCACGATTTGGACaccttttgaattaaaaaattctaagggcgccactgagaGTAAGTTGCACGATCTCTCAGTATCGTGTGCAAGGCAAACAAAGCAGAGAGGAATGAAAATCTCAAGGACgaattcgaaaatttcctTATCGTGACTGGACTACACAGCTGCAGAGTTAGGTTTTTATCAACCCCTTAATGAGCGGTCGGTGAGAATCAGCGTCACTAATCgattgagaataattattttaataaatatgattttaataaaatattcaaaatttatttacaatatctCTTTGGCAACGGATATATCTATTtggttaatataaaattttcaaattcccgacaatatttacgtattttaaactgtgtttaaatttaatacaaaatttccttaattcataataacaaataattttctcctTAATACACAATAATTTTGCTGGCgaggcaataaataaattaactcatATTCACACACAGTCTATCCACAACTTCAAGTTCTTAAATAACGTCTTAAGTTCTGGGTTGTCTTTTAgcctaaattttattttaattaaattttatttaataaagtttccAGTGATGCGGTCGGTGAGACTCAGCACCACGGTCACTTTCAAACTAAATCTCTGGCACCTCCTAGAGAACGGTCTTTGGGACTCAGTACCTCTAGAAAAATACCGACTAGAGTTTGCTAAacttaaatgttaattatcaattatttaatcagtGGTCGCTAGACTcaactgagaaaattttaattatgacgcTACCTAGTAAAACAAACCCAGACACTTATACAAAGTGGCGACCGAACGCTCTCGAACCCACGCCGCGAAAACCAATAAATCTTAtctcgtaaatttttatatatataattaacaatttatgttattccattaaaatatttttagagaagtttgaacaaattaattaaaccaaaAGACTTCAAAATTTACCGAAGCAGCCGCTGGTGAAAATGACGACGCCATATGGTGGGAGGAGGACGCCGCTCTCAAAGAAGGCTGTTGGGTGCTGTTGGCTTCTAATCTTCTTTCTCCTGCTGCtgccaattaatattttaaataaattacgcgGTTGCTAAACTCAGCGAAATTTGTGACTGATCCTGAACGTGGATTTTCAATGTAGTCCGGGGTCAGACTGAGACTCACcgtaatttaattgattctcCACGAATGCGGGGTCTTCACGACTCACCATCAAGTTGTCttcttttgtaaaatttagttttaattttgcttaaAATACGACTGGTTATTTGCAGCTCTAGGCAGTGAGTGACGCTCGAGTGCTTCTCGGTGCGCCGCGAAGCCAGCAGCTCCCCACTCTCAGTCCCATGTCAGGCTCGTACCGTCCAAAATTTccccaaatttaaatttctagaaaTGGCGGGACTCGGGGCCCTCGCAAAGCACCCATTCGTCGCACGGCCAAATGCATCGATAAATTAGTAAAGTCCCAggttatcgatcatcgacggCGTGGAGACAACGGAGATGCGTGGGCCGAGAGCGCAGtcgaatcaaattcaaattcaaatatcaatttacaattaaaaccaatttattttagattaccCCTGTTATAATAGAATATGCTGTCCTCTTTGGCGATCCAATGAATGCCTAGAGTTTTGATAGACGTGCCTGGGTCAAGTCACATATGAATCGTGACTGGGTGATCGTCGCACTTATATAAGAGAGAGGGCTCATTTGAAGCCCACTTTCGTAAGTTGAAGCCaccttttttcaaaatttcgttcAGGTCATAGCGTAACACTTCGGCTTCCGGAATAGTATTTGTGCCAGTAAGAAGGTCGTCAACATAGAAATCGCGCTTTAGGGCTACGGCAGCGTGAGGATAAGCCCGACCCTCGTCGCTAGCGAGCTGCTGCAGAGAACGAATGGCAAGATGAGAAGCGCATGCTGTGCCGTAAGTGACGGTATTGAGTATTTACGTAGAAATAGGTTTAGAAGAATTGCctcgaaataatattttttgatatttggtATCGTCAGGATGTACCCGAATTTGACGGTACATTTTCTCTATATCTGCAGTAAGAACAATAGTATGAGACCGATATCTAATaagcaaaataaataagtcGTCCTGCAGCTTAGGGCCGACCATGAGAGCGTCATTTAGGGATATTCTGCTAGTAGTTTTAGCAAAACCGTCAAAGACGACCCGACTATTGGTAGTCAGGCTGTCTTTTTTAACTATAGCGTGGTGAGGAAGATAAAAGTCCGAGTCCACAACATTTGACTTGGTTGCAAGCGACATGTAACCCAAATCTAGATATTCTTGCAAAAAGGCAGTGTACTCATTTCGAATTTCTTTATCTTGCACCAAACGTTTCTCAAGTGATTGAAAACGCCGCAAGGCTGAAGGGTATGAAGCACCAAGTTTGTTTACATTATTGTTAAATGGCAGCCGAACCATGTTTCTCTGGTAGTATTGCGAAGAAAATGCTCCTCACACAACTGCTCTTCAGGGGACAGAACTTTTGCCGCGGGAAGCTCTTCTATTTCCCAAAATCGGGTGAGATTAGTATCATTAACTTGGTTGTTGAGAATAAGATGGCATGATAAATTTGGTTTCTTAAACGAAGAATTTAAACCACCAGCGACCACCCACCCAAGCTGAGTTTTTTGCAAAATTGCCTCCGgctgatttttcaatttaatttgtcCGACACTTAAaagcttgtaaaaaaaaattgactccTATAAGTGCATCTACTGAGGAAGGTTTACAAAACTCTGGATCAGCTAAAACGATATTTTTCGGTATTTCTAGCCCAGCGAGATCAATAGTAGCCAACGGCATTGCTTTGCTAATTTGCGGAATTATCAAAAACTCaatatttgtagaaaatttattgaatcgCGATTTTATGATAGCGCGAGTGGCGTGCTTGATATTTGTACTTAGATCGTCGACACCACTGACCGATATGTTAACTTCAGTTCGGTCAAGCTTTCGAAAGTTAGCTGTAGCCTCAGTAATAAAATGAGCCTGGGAACCGGcatcccaaaaaaaaatctgcatGCCTTTGAAATTCCTTGTGGATTCACGATATCCACTATGGCGGTGGCCAGTAGGGCATCGGAGAATACAAGCGCGTGCAAGTTGACGCGAGAAGTCTGCGCCTGCGCACTTGATTCACTCTGACTGgctgtattaattttattgacgctattgtgattattatgattgttatGGTTAccattgttataattattgttgttatagtcatttccgttatttttttgagagGAAGCGTTGAGCTTTTCAAAATGCAGAAGCGTATTATGACGCTGGCCACAGATGCGACATTCGCTAGCAGTACATTGAGACGATTGGTGCGTATTACGCAAACAGTTAGTCCACCAACCGTTCCTTTTGGCAGTTTCATACCTGGCGAATGGAGTTAAAACGGTAAATTTGGCGCAGGAATTAATGTAATGATTATCGTCTGAACAGTGAAGACAACGGCCAGAAGATACCTCTAACGCGAAAGTTTGTTTTGGCTGTGACGGAGCTCGAGAGTGAGATTTTAGGCTGACTGGCTTCCAACTATACGCCTGAGAATTGATCGATGGTGGGATTAGGATAGCTATTGCTATGTTCCTCCCATCGATCACGAAGcgaatttgttaatttattacgaAGAATAACCACCAGAATGGAGTACCACCCATCAATAGGCTCTCCTAAAGTTTTGAGAGcacgcaaatttttttgtaaa comes from Microplitis demolitor isolate Queensland-Clemson2020A chromosome 8, iyMicDemo2.1a, whole genome shotgun sequence and encodes:
- the LOC128668426 gene encoding uncharacterized protein LOC128668426 — its product is MVRLPFNNNVNKLGASYPSALRRFQSLEKRLVQDKEIRNEYTAFLQEYLDLGYMSLATKSNVVDSDFYLPHHAIVKKDSLTTNSRVVFDGFAKTTSRISLNDALMVGPKLQDDLFILLIRYRSHTIVLTADIEKMYRQIRVHPDDTKYQKILFRGNSSKPIST